A genomic region of Eucalyptus grandis isolate ANBG69807.140 chromosome 5, ASM1654582v1, whole genome shotgun sequence contains the following coding sequences:
- the LOC104447435 gene encoding G-type lectin S-receptor-like serine/threonine-protein kinase B120 yields the protein MPGAFVNGGMPFTGKNRAKFLLFSLFFVSSSLFSYSRAANSISRGQFVRDGETLISSSGNFELGFFSPANSSLRYVGIWYHVSVKTVVWVANRDSPVSGESGVMTVSNDGNLMVLDGNNGTVWSSSIDSSSVPTNSTAVLMDTGNLVLLASAEADSASAGGDVSNSNWQSFDHPTDTYLPGMRVRVNSTDGENRAFRSWKSSDDPSPGNFSMGVDPRLPPQIVIWGQSGREWRSGHWNGQIFTGVPNMTRSYLFGFRLWSIQADGSRYFTYTPLNSSNLLMFRILWNGTEEQLLWDGTSNAWTMLQEQPAKECDLYNKCGDFAICNEMDSPKCSCMEGFSPKSPDQWNRGNWSAGCARKTQLQCQDNSSRMDGFLKLDGVKLPDFADSVSATIRDGCEAKCLENCSCNAFAFDVGIGCMLWTENLIDVQQFDKGGLTLQIRLANSELRTKSKISKLFIIITVLVGAFVLGVLVWLLWRFKDNLKGFSIFYRKNKKLPLLDNFVKNEELSAELSGPDGLARDAKQVGGADITVFNFSSIEAATNFFSEENKLGLGGFGPVYKVKLNDGQEIAVKRLSRKSSQGLDEFKNEVMLIAKLQHRNLVRLLGFCVQEEDKMLIYEYMPNKSLDSFIFNPAKRAKLDWKKRFEIIEGIARGLLYLHRDSRLRIIHRDLKASNILLDEEMNPKISDFGMARIFGTNENEASTNRVVGTYGYMSPEYAMEGLFSVKSDVYSFGVLLLEIVSGKKNLGFRTLEHPNLIVNAWHHLKEGKGMELIDPCIRDTCSTDKVLRCIQVGLLCVQDSAVDRPAMPSVMLLLESKTADLPFPKLPRSTSITGSMDTCSLSESQEIESLNGVTVSSVDGR from the exons ATGCCTGGGGCATTTGTCAACGGTGGAATGCCCTTCACCGGCAAAAACAGAGCAAAATTCTTGCTTTTCTCCTTGTTTTTCGTGTCATCGTCTCTGTTTTCGTATTCTCGCGCAGCAAATTCGATCTCGCGAGGGCAGTTTGTCAGAGACGGCGAGactctgatttcttcttctggGAATTTCGAACTGGGGTTCTTTAGCCCTGCGAATTCCTCTCTTAGATATGTTGGTATTTGGTACCACGTAAGTGTTAAGACAGTTGTCTGGGTCGCGAACAGAGATAGCCCTGTTTCTGGTGAATCTGGAGTTATGACAGTTTCAAATGATGGAAATTTGATGGTTTTAGACGGTAATAATGGCACAGTTTGGTCTAGTAGCATTGACTCCTCCTCTGTGCCCACCAACTCGACAGCTGTTTTGATGGATACCGGAAATCTGGTTCTTTTGGCCAGTGCAGAGGCTGACTCCGCTAGTGCTGGTGGTGACGTCAGCAATTCAAATTGGCAAAGCTTCGACCACCCGACGGACACGTACTTGCCCGGCATGAGAGTGAGGGTGAATTCCACTGATGGAGAGAACCGTGCCTTCAGGTCGTGGAAATCGTCGGACGACCCTTCCCCTGGGAACTTCTCTATGGGCGTTGATCCCCGGTTGCCACCACAGATAGTGATCTGGGGCCAGTCGGGCCGGGAATGGAGGAGCGGGCATTGGAATGGGCAGATTTTCACCGGCGTGCCAAATATGACCCGCAGTTATCTGTTTGGGTTCCGGCTCTGGAGCATCCAGGCAGACGGAAGCAGGTATTTTACGTACACGCCGTTGAATAGCTCCAATCTCTTGATGTTCCGTATACTTTGGAACGGGACGGAAGAGCAGTTGCTCTGGGATGGGACTAGTAATGCATGGACCATGCTTCAAGAACAGCCTGCTAAGGAATGTGACTTGTATAATAAGTGTGGAGATTTTGCAATATGTAATGAAATGGACTCTCCCAAATGTAGTTGCATGGAAGGGTTCAGTCCGAAGTCACCAGATCAATGGAACAGGGGCAACTGGTCCGCAGGTTGTGCTCGGAAGACCCAATTACAGTGTCAGGACAACAGCAGCAGGATGGATGGCTTCTTGAAATTGGATGGCGTGAAGTTGCCAGATTTCGCGGATTCTGTTTCAGCCACAATCAGGGACGGGTGTGAGGCGAAGTGTCTGGAGAATTGTTCGTGCAACGCTTTTGCATTTGATGTAGGCATCGGGTGCATGCTGTGGACCGAGAATTTGATAGATGTGCAGCAATTTGACAAGGGCGGACTGACCCTCCAAATTCGTCTTGCCAATTCTGAATTAC GAACAAAGAGCAAAATATCGAAACTTTTCATAATAATTACTGTCTTGGTCGGAGCATTTGTTCTTGGTGTACTGGTATGGTTGTTATGGAGGTTCAAGGACAATTTAAAAG GATTCTCGATTTTCTATCGGAAAAACAAGAAACTTCCATTGCTTGATAATTTTGTTAAGAACGAAGAGCTATCTGCTGAATTATCCGGACCAGATGGTCTTGCTAGAGATGCTAAGCAAGTAGGAGGAGCTGATATAACAGTGTTCAACTTCAGTTCCATAGAAGCTGCTACAAACTTCTTTTCTGAAGAAAACAAACTTGGACTGGGAGGATTTGGTCCTGTTTACAAGGTAAAGCTAAATGAT GGACAAGAAATAGCCGTTAAGAGGCTTTCAAGGAAGTCGAGCCAAGGACTAGATGAATTTAAGAATGAGGTTATGTTAATTGCGAAATTACAACATAGAAATCTCGTGAGACTCCTTGGATTTTGCGTTCAAGAGGAAGATAAGATGCTTATTTACGAGTACATGCCCAACAAGAGCTtggattcttttattttca ATCCAGCAAAGCGAGCGAAACTGGATTGGAAGAAACGTTTTGAGATTATTGAAGGGATAGCACGAGGCCTCCTCTATCTCCATCGAGACTCTAGACTGAGGATTATCCATCGTGACCTAAAAGCTAGTAACATTTTGTTGGATGAAGAGATGAACCCGAAAATATCAGACTTTGGCATGGCGAGAATTTTTGgtacaaatgaaaatgaagcAAGCACCAATCGAGTGGTTGGCACATA TGGTTACATGTCTCCAGAGTATGCGATGGAAGGTCTATTTTCGGTCAAATCTGATGTGTACAGCTTTGGGGTATTATTATTGGAGATTGTTAGTGGCAAGAAAAACCTTGGCTTTCGCACGCTGGAACATCCTAACCTTATCGTCAAT GCTTGGCACCATTTGAAAGAAGGAAAGGGAATGGAGCTTATTGATCCCTGTATCAGGGACACGTGCTCTACGGATAAGGTATTGCGATGCATACAAGTTGGACTGCTGTGCGTGCAGGACTCCGCTGTAGATAGACCGGCCATGCCTTCCGTTATGCTACTATTAGAAAGCAAAACAGCAGATCTTCCCTTCCCGAAACTACCCAGGTCAACCTCGATCACGGGCTCCATGGATACTTGCTCTTTGTCTGAAAGCCAAGAAATTGAGTCATTGAACGGCGTAACAGTTAGCTCCGTGGATGGTAGATAG
- the LOC104447427 gene encoding LOW QUALITY PROTEIN: G-type lectin S-receptor-like serine/threonine-protein kinase B120 (The sequence of the model RefSeq protein was modified relative to this genomic sequence to represent the inferred CDS: inserted 2 bases in 2 codons), translated as MLEAFGNGGMPFTGKNRASLFLISLFFMWSSLFSYSCAANSLSQGQLVRDGETLVSRSGNFELGFFRTENSSLRYVGIWYRKISFKTCVWVANRDSPVSDESGVLTISSDGNLMVLDGDHRLVWSSGINSSSVPTNSTAVLTDAGNLVLLANADADTASADGHVSNAYWQSFEHPTDTFLPGMRVRVNSAAGENHAFRSWRSLNDPSPGNYSMGVDPRLPPQIVIWGQSGREWRSGHWNGLLFTGMPNMTXQYSNGFRLSAPEEDGSMYFTYTPLNRSNLLMFRILWNGMGEELGWDETNNELTVXEKQPAKECDLYNKCGDFAICNEMGSPKCSCMEGFIPKSPDQWKRGNWSMGCTWKTRLQCGNNSSISVGDGGRMDRFLKLDGVKLPDFADYFSATIGDECEVKCLENCSCKAYAFVRGIWCMMWSKNLIDVEHFAEGGMTLQIRLANSEPGTKSKISNLRMIVTAFVGAFVSGITVFLLWRFKDNLKGFLFDDIVKSEEQYLDLSRPDGLASDAKQVGGPDIPVFDFSSIEAATNVFSEENKLGLGGFGPVYKGKLLGGQEIAVKRLSRKSSQGVEEFKNEVMVIARLQHRNLVRLLGFCIQGEDKMLVYEYMPNRSLDYFIFDPAKRAQLNWKKRLEIIEGIARGILYLHRDSRLRIIHRDLKVSNILLDEEMNPKISDFGMARIFGGNENEASTNRVVGTYGYMSPEYAMEGLFSFKSDVYSFGVLLLEIISGEKNIGFRTPEHSNLISHAWHHWNEGKAMELIDPCIRDMCYVDEALRCIQVGLLCVQDSARDRPLMSSVVLLLESETAGLPLPKPPRLTSIGGFLGSYSLGETTGLSIPIQPSLTSITGSIDTYSSFESQEIESWNS; from the exons ATGCTTGAGGCATTTGGCAACGGTGGAATGCCGTTCACTGGCAAAAACAGAGCAAGTCTCTTCCTTATCTCCTTGTTTTTCATGTGGTCGTCTCTGTTTTCATATTCTTGTGCAGCAAATTCGTTATCGCAAGGGCAGTTGGTCCGAGATGGCGAGACTCTGGTTTCTCGTTCTGGGAACTTCGAGCTGGGGTTCTTTAGAACTGAGAATTCGTCTCTTAGATATGTTGGTATTTGGTACCGCAAGATAAGTTTTAAAACATGCGTGTGGGTCGCAAACAGAGATAGCCCTGTTTCTGATGAATCTGGAGTTCTGACAATTTCAAGTGATGGAAATTTGATGGTTTTAGATGGGGATCATCGCTTAGTTTGGTCTAGCGGCATTAATTCTTCCTCTGTGCCCACCAACTCAACAGCTGTTTTGACGGATGCTGGAAATCTTGTTCTTCTGGCCAATGCAGATGCTGACACTGCTAGTGCTGATGGTCATGTCAGCAATGCATACTGGCAAAGCTTTGAACACCCGACAGACACGTTTTTGCCTGGCATGAGAGTGAGGGTGAATTCTGCGGCTGGAGAGAACCATGCCTTTAGGTCATGGAGATCGTTGAACGACCCTTCCCCTGGGAACTACTCTATGGGCGTTGATCCCCGGTTGCCACCACAGATAGTGATCTGGGGTCAGTCAGGCCGGGAATGGAGGAGCGGGCATTGGAATGGGCTGCTTTTCACCGGCATGCCAAATATGA GGCAATATTCAAATGGGTTCAGGCTTTCGGCCCCTGAGGAGGATGGAAGCATGTATTTTACATACACACCGTTGAATAGGTCCAATCTCTTGATGTTCCGTATACTTTGGAATGGAATGGGGGAGGAGTTAGGCTGGGATGAGACTAATAATGAGTTGACTG CTGAAAAACAGCCTGCTAAGGAATGTGACCTATATAACAAGTGTGGAGATTTTGCAATATGCAATGAAATGGGCTCTCCCAAATGTAGTTGCATGGAAGGGTTCATTCCAAAATCACCGGATCAATGGAAGAGGGGTAACTGGTCCATGGGTTGTACTTGGAAGACCCGATTACAGTGTGGGAACAACAGCAGCATTTCAGTGGGAGATGGTGGCAGGATGGACCGCTTTTTGAAATTGGATGGGGTGAAGTTGCCGGATTTTGCAGATTATTTTTCAGCCACTATCGGGGATGAGTGTGAGGTGAAGTGTCTAGAGAATTGTTCGTGTAAAGCTTATGCATTTGTTAGAGGCATCTGGTGCATGATGTGGAGCAAGAATTTGATTGATGTGGAGCATTTCGCTGAGGGCGGAATGACCCTCCAAATTCGTCTCGCCAATTCTGAACCAG GAACAAAGAGCAAAATATCCAACCTACGCATGATAGTTACTGCTTTTGTTGGAGCGTTTGTTTCCGGTATAACAGTATTTTTGTTGTGGAGGTTCAAGGACAATTTAAAAG GATTCTTGTTTGATGATATTGTTAAGAGCGAAGAGCAATATCTTGATTTGTCCAGACCAGATGGTCTTGCTAGTGATGCTAAGCAAGTAGGAGGACCTGATATACCAGTGTTCGACTTCAGTTCCATAGAAGCTGCAACGAATGTCTTTTCTGAAGAAAACAAGCTCGGACTCGGAGGATTCGGTCCTGTTTACAAG GGAAAGCTTCTAGGAGGACAAGAAATAGCCGTTAAGAGGCTTTCGAGGAAGTCAAGCCAAGGGGTTGAGGAATTTAAGAACGAGGTTATGGTAATTGCGAGATTACAACATAGAAACCTCGTGAGACTCCTTGGATTCTGCATTCAAGGTGAAGATAAGATGCTTGTTTATGAGTACATGCCAAACAGGAGcttggattattttatttttg ATCCAGCGAAGCGAGCACAACTGAACTGGAAGAAACGTTTGGAGATTATTGAAGGGATAGCACGAGGCATCCTCTATCTTCATCGAGATTCTAGATTAAGGATTATTCATCGTGACCTAAAAGTCAGTAATATTTTGTTGGACGAAGAGATGAACCCAAAAATATCAGACTTTGGCATGGCGAGAATTTTCGGTGGGAATGAAAATGAAGCGAGTACCAATCGAGTGGTTGGCACATA TGGTTACATGTCTCCAGAGTATGCGATGGAAGGTCTATTTTCGTTCAAATCTGATGTGTACAGCTTTGGGGTATTATTACTGGAGATCATTAGCGGCGAGAAAAACATTGGCTTTCGCACGCCGGAACATTCTAATCTTATCAGCCAT GCTTGGCATCACTGGAATGAAGGGAAGGCGATGGAACTAATCGATCCTTGTATCAGGGACATGTGCTATGTGGATGAGGCATTACGATGCATACAAGTCGGACTATTGTGTGTGCAAGACTCTGCCAGAGATAGACCGCTCATGTCTTCCGTTGTGCTACTATTAGAAAGTGAAACAGCAGGTCTTCCCCTCCCGAAGCCACCCAGGTTAACCTCGATTGGGGGCTTCTTAGGTTCTTATTCTTTGGGTGAAACGACGGGTCTTTCAATACCGATACAACCCAGCTTAACCTCAATCACGGGCTCCATAGATACGTATTCTTCGTTTGAAAGCCAAGAAATTGAATCATGGAACTCGTGA